ATGATGAAAATCAATGGGATGACGTGCTTGACGGCGCGGTGCGCACCTGCAAGGCGCTCGTCGCCCATGGCGCACAGCACCTTGTTCTGATCGATTCCATCTCCCCGCGCCGCGCCCTCACGGCGGGCCGCGCCGAGGCCGCCGAGCAGATGGGCCCGGAGGAATGGGCCGCTTTCCGCGATCGCATCGCCCATGTGGCCAGGATCGGCGCGCAGGAGTATGGCCTCACCGTGGGCATCCACGCCCATGCGGCCGGTTTCATGGATTTCGAGCCCGAACTTGAGCGCCTGCTGAACGAGGTGCCCGAGGACATCCTGAAAATCTGCTTTGACACCGGCCACCACTCCTATGCGGGCTTCGATCCGGTGGCCTTCATGAAGCGCCATGTGAATCGCATTTCCTACATGCATTTCAAAGACATCGACCCGAAAGTGAAAGCGGATGTGATCGCGAAAGGCACCGGGTTCTACGACGCCTGCGGGCAAGGGATCTTCTGCAACCTCGGGCAGGGTGATGTGGATTTCCCGCAGGTCCGCCAGATCCTGCTGGACGCTGGCTTTGAAGGCTGGTGCACCGTGGAGCAGGATTGCGATCCGACGCTGGACGTCTCCCCCATCACGGATGCGCGCGCCAACCGCGAGTATCTGGAAAGCATAGGTTTTTAAGAGGGTTACAGGATGAAGCTCAACTGGGGAATGATCGGGGGAGGCGAAGGCTCCCAAATCGGCCCGGCGCACCGCTTGGGCGCGCAGGCCGATGGCAATTTCACCCTCGCCGCCGGCGCGCTGGACGTGGATGCGGCGCGCGGCAAGGCCTACGCGCAGCGCCTCGGCGTGGCGGCGGACCGGGCCTATGGCAATTGGCAGGAGATGCTGGACGGTGAGCGGAGCCGGGACGACAAGGTCGATCTGGTGACGGTCGCCACGCCGAACTCCACACATTTCGAGATCACCAAGGCGTTTCTGGAAGCGGGCTTCCACGTGCTCTGCGAAAAGCCGATGACGATGACGGTGGAAGAGGGCGAGGAGATCCTGAAAGTGGCCCGCAAGACGGGCAAGATCTGCGCGGTGAACTACTGCTATTCGGCCTATCCGATGGTGCGCGAGATGCGTGAGATGGTGCGCAAGGGTGAGATCGGCAAGGTGCGGCTCGTGGTGACGAACTTCAGCCACGGCCACCACGGCGATGCGGCGCAGGCCGACAATCCGCGCGTGCGCTGGCGCTATGATCCGGCGATGGCGGGCGTGTCGGGGCAGTTTGCCGATTGCGGCATCCACGCGCTGCATATGGCGAGCTTCATCACCGGCGATCAGGTGCGCGAGCTTTCGGCGGATTTCGCCTCCACGATCCCGTCGCGCGTGCTGGAGGATGACGCGATGGTCAACTTCCGCATGGAGGGCGGCACCGTGGGGCGGCTGTGGTCCTCTTCGGTGGCGATTGGCCGCCAGCACGGGTTCGACATTCAGGTGTTCGGCGAGACAGGCGGGCTCCGCTGGGCCTCGGAGCAGCCCAATCAGGTCTATTACACGCCGCTGAACGGGCGCACGCAGATCATGGAGAAGGGCGAGGCGGGGCTGTCGGATGAGGCCGGGCGGCTGAGCCGGGTGGCGATTGCGCATCCCGAAGGCTTCCCGCTGGCGGTGGCCAATATCTACCTCGATCTGGCGGCCGTGATCCGGGGCGAAAGCCGCGATGGGCTGCCGGGGGCTGAAGACGGCCTGCGCTCCATGGCGGCGGTGCATGCCTGCGTGGA
The sequence above is drawn from the Pseudoruegeria sp. SHC-113 genome and encodes:
- a CDS encoding sugar phosphate isomerase/epimerase family protein, giving the protein MTIRIGNAPCSWGVEFANDPRNPPWRQVLKDCADAGYKGIELGPVGYMPEDPAVLAEALAEHDLTLIGGVVFRAFHDENQWDDVLDGAVRTCKALVAHGAQHLVLIDSISPRRALTAGRAEAAEQMGPEEWAAFRDRIAHVARIGAQEYGLTVGIHAHAAGFMDFEPELERLLNEVPEDILKICFDTGHHSYAGFDPVAFMKRHVNRISYMHFKDIDPKVKADVIAKGTGFYDACGQGIFCNLGQGDVDFPQVRQILLDAGFEGWCTVEQDCDPTLDVSPITDARANREYLESIGF
- a CDS encoding Gfo/Idh/MocA family protein codes for the protein MKLNWGMIGGGEGSQIGPAHRLGAQADGNFTLAAGALDVDAARGKAYAQRLGVAADRAYGNWQEMLDGERSRDDKVDLVTVATPNSTHFEITKAFLEAGFHVLCEKPMTMTVEEGEEILKVARKTGKICAVNYCYSAYPMVREMREMVRKGEIGKVRLVVTNFSHGHHGDAAQADNPRVRWRYDPAMAGVSGQFADCGIHALHMASFITGDQVRELSADFASTIPSRVLEDDAMVNFRMEGGTVGRLWSSSVAIGRQHGFDIQVFGETGGLRWASEQPNQVYYTPLNGRTQIMEKGEAGLSDEAGRLSRVAIAHPEGFPLAVANIYLDLAAVIRGESRDGLPGAEDGLRSMAAVHACVESAKGRGTWVDARPPMLR